The Bacteroidales bacterium WCE2008 genome includes a region encoding these proteins:
- a CDS encoding Topoisomerase DNA binding C4 zinc finger encodes MELYTVLSLILILVIFFWRFRSTGGNYGEETVAGILKKLPGDKYKVLNNITIRTEVGTSQIDHIVFSTYGIFVIETKNYTGHIYGSEETEYWTQSTKRRKYSFYNPILQNYGHIRALRGRLGRQYSNVPIYSIVAFSGRGDLRITAKNTHVVYFSDLKRTILNYKDVVIPDENVDRLFYRISIIECDSKSTQEEHIQYARSVKNQKFAKIQSGICPRCGGKIIPREGKYGRFYGCSNYPDCKFTYKP; translated from the coding sequence ATGGAATTGTACACCGTATTATCTCTCATATTAATTCTCGTAATATTCTTCTGGAGATTTCGTAGCACCGGAGGCAATTACGGAGAGGAAACGGTTGCCGGTATTCTGAAAAAGCTTCCCGGGGATAAATACAAAGTCTTGAATAATATAACAATCCGGACAGAAGTAGGGACATCTCAGATTGACCATATTGTTTTCTCCACATACGGGATATTTGTAATTGAAACAAAAAATTATACAGGCCACATCTATGGTTCTGAAGAGACAGAATACTGGACACAAAGTACTAAAAGAAGAAAGTACAGTTTTTACAACCCGATTCTTCAGAATTACGGTCACATAAGAGCTTTGCGCGGAAGACTAGGCCGGCAGTACAGTAATGTCCCGATATACTCTATAGTCGCATTTTCAGGACGTGGAGATTTAAGAATTACAGCTAAAAATACACATGTGGTTTACTTCAGCGATTTGAAGAGAACTATTCTCAATTATAAGGACGTTGTCATTCCAGACGAAAATGTAGATAGATTATTCTACCGGATTTCCATCATAGAATGCGATTCTAAGAGTACCCAGGAGGAGCATATACAATATGCCAGAAGCGTCAAAAACCAGAAATTTGCAAAAATCCAATCCGGAATCTGTCCGAGATGCGGAGGTAAAATTATTCCGAGAGAAGGAAAATACGGAAGATTCTACGGATGTTCAAATTACCCTGACTGTAAATTCACATATAAGCCGTAG
- a CDS encoding TonB family C-terminal domain-containing protein codes for MAYILKSGLLISLFYSFFILFMRRTTFFRFNRVVLLVGSTICLILPLIDFDFGPALESMYLPRLVLPASIVGSDGPSAAAAQGSWSWKEFLTLVYILGAEGVVLLTAASIVKTVIMIRRGQKTDFPDLRLSVVEEDMPSFSFLRNVVMSREDFEQNPMILTHERAHVHSLHSVDLLLFSVVLALQWFNPLVWIMRTELKMLHEYEADEAVINQGIDAKLYQLLLVKKAVGAQRFQMANGFNHTKLKNRITMMQSVKSSNWLRLGYVACVPVLAAALCFCTNKSNSPMDPADKAFEATLNYDKVESDIPVEVKTMTKEIDKEAIPFKLVDVQPTFNGGDANAFAKWVNTKLEYPESAKEANIQGTVMCQFAIDEEGNLVDAQIIRGVNEALDNEALRVLKMSPKWKPGILDGKPVKVSFAFPIIYRLK; via the coding sequence ATGGCCTATATATTAAAAAGCGGGCTTCTGATCTCGCTGTTCTATTCTTTTTTTATCCTGTTCATGAGAAGGACGACCTTCTTCCGGTTCAATCGTGTCGTCCTCCTCGTGGGCTCGACGATCTGTCTTATTCTGCCGCTGATCGATTTCGACTTCGGACCGGCACTGGAGAGCATGTACTTGCCACGCCTGGTTCTCCCGGCCTCGATCGTCGGTAGTGACGGGCCGTCTGCCGCAGCGGCTCAGGGATCATGGAGCTGGAAGGAGTTTCTGACGCTGGTCTATATTCTCGGCGCCGAGGGCGTGGTCCTGCTGACCGCCGCCTCGATCGTCAAGACCGTCATCATGATCCGGAGAGGACAAAAAACTGATTTCCCGGACCTGAGACTGTCAGTCGTCGAAGAGGACATGCCGTCGTTCAGCTTTCTCAGGAACGTTGTCATGAGCCGGGAAGACTTCGAACAGAATCCTATGATTCTGACTCATGAGCGGGCTCATGTCCACAGTCTCCATTCGGTCGACCTGCTGCTGTTTTCGGTCGTCCTGGCACTGCAGTGGTTCAACCCGCTGGTTTGGATCATGAGGACGGAGCTGAAAATGCTCCATGAGTATGAGGCTGACGAGGCGGTAATCAATCAAGGCATCGATGCAAAACTATACCAATTATTGCTTGTGAAGAAAGCTGTGGGAGCGCAACGCTTCCAAATGGCCAACGGCTTTAATCACACTAAACTCAAAAACAGAATCACTATGATGCAATCAGTCAAATCAAGCAACTGGCTCCGTCTGGGCTATGTAGCTTGTGTGCCAGTGCTCGCAGCGGCGCTTTGTTTCTGCACCAACAAGAGCAATTCTCCGATGGATCCCGCAGATAAGGCTTTTGAGGCTACTTTGAATTATGACAAAGTAGAGTCTGATATTCCTGTAGAGGTTAAGACCATGACGAAAGAGATTGACAAGGAGGCTATTCCTTTTAAACTTGTCGATGTACAGCCTACTTTCAATGGCGGGGATGCAAATGCTTTCGCGAAGTGGGTGAATACCAAACTCGAATATCCTGAGAGTGCCAAGGAAGCAAACATCCAGGGCACAGTCATGTGCCAGTTCGCTATCGACGAGGAAGGAAATCTGGTAGATGCCCAGATTATCCGCGGAGTCAACGAGGCCCTTGACAATGAGGCTCTGCGCGTACTCAAGATGTCCCCTAAATGGAAACCTGGCATCCTGGACGGCAAGCCTGTCAAAGTCTCTTTCGCTTTCCCTATTATCTACCGGTTAAAGTAG
- a CDS encoding TPR repeat-containing protein: MKRILITAIAVLMLLPAFAQETGAGDNRQALETARLLKSQYKFDEAIAVLTSSLSPGSFDPAIMKEIADCHFQSGNAIDAAGVYALLYQLDPTDLTVKVRLAAISYRQKDYGNAILFGREITATDTIPAITTMVGDSYAALEQPDSARIWYTMTLDRQPRNAGAITKLSAILLQNKEYDKILDLTGGYMEYDSTNATINQIRAKIFYIKKDYDKTIDLLTFNRDSLEDDSYHTHLYLGLALRETFQFQDVEKELTRAWEIDSTDYTLALNIARVKSVFSREFNPGVKEWYDKAEAVLTPDPLDLYNVYKTAGDDCVAKEDFDMALGYYEKALAAYPTGLVSVYSIAYCHMRKKDYAKARTWYERYLKAGKPGTKLYEAAQDDLDYVKRELFMLEK, translated from the coding sequence ATGAAGAGGATATTGATAACCGCCATTGCGGTTCTGATGCTGCTTCCGGCCTTTGCGCAGGAAACAGGGGCCGGCGATAACCGCCAGGCTCTCGAAACTGCCCGGCTGCTTAAGAGCCAGTATAAATTCGACGAAGCGATCGCAGTCCTGACGTCCAGTCTTAGTCCGGGGTCATTCGATCCTGCAATCATGAAGGAGATCGCCGACTGCCATTTCCAGTCCGGCAACGCGATAGATGCTGCAGGGGTCTATGCCTTGCTTTACCAGCTCGACCCGACTGACCTGACCGTCAAAGTCCGTCTCGCAGCTATCAGCTATCGTCAGAAAGATTATGGAAACGCCATTCTATTCGGTCGCGAAATAACTGCTACCGACACGATTCCGGCGATAACGACCATGGTGGGGGACTCCTACGCCGCACTCGAACAGCCTGACTCTGCGCGGATCTGGTACACGATGACTCTGGACCGTCAGCCCCGAAACGCAGGCGCCATCACGAAACTCTCCGCCATCCTGCTTCAGAACAAAGAATACGACAAGATTCTCGACCTTACGGGCGGGTACATGGAATATGATTCGACCAACGCTACGATCAACCAGATCCGGGCGAAGATTTTCTACATCAAGAAGGACTATGACAAGACCATCGACCTTCTGACATTCAATCGTGACTCTCTGGAGGACGACTCATATCATACACATCTGTATCTAGGGCTAGCCCTCAGGGAAACCTTCCAGTTCCAGGATGTCGAGAAGGAGCTCACCCGGGCATGGGAGATCGACTCCACGGATTATACGCTTGCTCTCAATATCGCCCGTGTCAAGAGTGTTTTCAGCAGGGAGTTCAATCCAGGAGTCAAGGAGTGGTATGACAAGGCCGAAGCTGTACTGACCCCGGATCCTCTCGACCTATATAATGTCTATAAGACTGCAGGAGACGACTGTGTCGCGAAAGAGGATTTCGACATGGCCCTCGGATATTATGAAAAGGCTCTGGCAGCCTACCCGACGGGCCTCGTATCGGTCTATTCGATAGCCTACTGCCACATGCGCAAGAAAGATTATGCCAAGGCCAGGACCTGGTACGAGCGCTATCTTAAGGCCGGCAAGCCCGGTACAAAACTCTACGAGGCCGCCCAGGACGACCTCGACTACGTCAAACGCGAGCTCTTCATGCTAGAAAAGTAG
- a CDS encoding Starch-binding associating with outer membrane yields MKNILNKSVALVSGALLLASCSGFLDENPKSTLTFQDYYKTEAQVTANVTYLYRSGAPTKFASVNAYEPSFAANNSILTGYFTNSYEGQELTNKYARLLTRQEQTQTVSGTVDGVWDDCYRAINAANGAIKSIPSIVENGKMSASAGANLDGQARFFRAFNYMMLVKAFGDVPLSVDFIVDLAQDTQLPRTDAAQVYALIESDLRTAADELPDATFADNGHRVTKWIAEMALTDILFYQGKYSEAAAEAKKIIGSGKFTLAANIDNEANSAYNQLRAIDDLPESIYAYEYNSALSTNGYTPCHAFSGSATTTFSTWVIFERVFGPTNRYLNVYGTNDLRVQPNQFFHWTYARPDDPSKTWSAPEFSTGYMEGFTNIDFAGMGYQYPGCWYFYDEDGLLNTGRGTKDWNIYRYAETLLDAAEAIAQSAGVDAEAAGYLAQVQSRALGETVESLTAANQALSKEEFIKACWTERLREFPFESKIWDDCVRTGKFPEISTTNRGEVEYVDLVGATNGSGAVIKTSDRYWPISLNEKQRNPNLTQNEGYKE; encoded by the coding sequence ATGAAAAATATATTGAATAAATCCGTAGCTCTTGTTTCAGGCGCTCTTCTCCTGGCATCATGTTCAGGCTTCCTCGATGAGAACCCTAAGAGTACCCTGACATTTCAGGATTACTACAAGACAGAGGCGCAGGTCACTGCCAACGTAACTTACCTTTACCGCAGCGGCGCACCTACCAAGTTCGCATCCGTCAATGCATATGAGCCTTCATTCGCTGCCAACAACAGCATTCTCACGGGATACTTCACCAACTCATACGAAGGACAGGAGCTTACCAACAAGTACGCCCGTCTCCTCACCCGTCAGGAACAGACACAAACCGTTTCCGGAACTGTGGACGGCGTATGGGATGACTGCTACCGTGCCATCAACGCTGCCAACGGTGCCATCAAGTCCATTCCTTCAATCGTCGAGAACGGCAAGATGTCCGCATCTGCAGGCGCCAACCTCGATGGTCAGGCACGTTTCTTCAGGGCATTCAACTACATGATGCTCGTAAAAGCATTCGGCGATGTCCCTCTTTCTGTAGATTTCATAGTCGACCTTGCCCAGGACACCCAGCTTCCAAGGACTGACGCTGCTCAGGTATACGCCCTCATAGAGAGCGACCTCAGGACGGCAGCAGACGAGCTTCCTGACGCCACCTTCGCCGACAACGGCCACAGGGTGACCAAATGGATCGCCGAGATGGCCCTGACCGACATTCTCTTCTATCAGGGAAAATATTCAGAGGCAGCTGCCGAGGCCAAGAAGATCATCGGTTCCGGCAAGTTCACCCTCGCCGCCAACATTGACAATGAGGCTAACAGCGCCTACAACCAGCTCCGCGCCATAGATGACCTTCCTGAGTCTATCTATGCATACGAGTACAACAGCGCTCTCAGCACAAACGGTTATACTCCATGCCACGCATTCTCAGGATCAGCCACCACGACTTTCAGCACCTGGGTGATCTTCGAGCGCGTATTCGGACCTACCAACCGTTACCTCAATGTCTATGGCACCAATGACCTCCGCGTACAGCCGAACCAGTTCTTCCACTGGACATATGCCCGCCCGGACGATCCTTCAAAGACATGGTCCGCACCGGAATTCTCTACAGGTTACATGGAGGGCTTCACAAACATCGACTTCGCCGGCATGGGCTATCAGTATCCTGGATGCTGGTACTTCTACGACGAGGACGGCCTTCTCAACACCGGCCGTGGTACTAAGGACTGGAACATCTATCGTTATGCAGAGACTCTGCTTGACGCTGCCGAGGCTATTGCCCAGAGCGCCGGAGTCGATGCCGAGGCTGCAGGATATCTTGCACAGGTTCAGTCCAGGGCTCTCGGCGAGACCGTAGAGTCCCTGACAGCTGCCAACCAGGCCCTCTCAAAGGAGGAGTTCATCAAGGCATGCTGGACAGAGCGTCTCCGCGAATTCCCGTTCGAGTCCAAGATCTGGGATGACTGCGTACGTACCGGCAAATTCCCTGAGATTTCCACTACCAACCGCGGTGAAGTTGAATATGTCGACCTCGTAGGAGCCACCAACGGTTCAGGTGCCGTAATCAAGACATCCGACCGCTACTGGCCAATCTCCCTCAACGAGAAACAGCGTAATCCTAACCTCACCCAGAACGAAGGTTACAAGGAGTAA
- a CDS encoding TonB family C-terminal domain-containing protein encodes MKTRIILLLFLILLPCGLINAQEPDEIVMVCLEDAKKPRFDGQGTKAFSKWIREHQRYPRKAKKAGIEGKVIISFKITAEGKLTDVKLRKGVHPLLDKEAVRVVKSAPQKWEPGEKTKGVPVDVTYTMPVVFTLPDKE; translated from the coding sequence ATGAAAACTCGTATTATCCTGCTTCTGTTTTTGATATTGCTTCCCTGCGGCTTAATCAATGCGCAGGAACCGGATGAGATTGTCATGGTCTGTCTCGAGGATGCTAAGAAGCCAAGATTCGACGGACAGGGCACCAAGGCATTCTCCAAATGGATCAGGGAGCATCAGCGCTATCCCCGGAAAGCGAAAAAGGCTGGTATAGAAGGTAAAGTCATAATATCGTTCAAGATAACCGCTGAAGGAAAACTGACAGATGTCAAATTGCGAAAAGGAGTTCATCCTCTCCTTGATAAAGAAGCGGTGCGCGTGGTGAAATCGGCCCCTCAGAAATGGGAGCCAGGTGAAAAAACCAAGGGTGTTCCAGTAGATGTGACATATACGATGCCAGTGGTTTTTACCCTTCCGGATAAAGAATAA
- a CDS encoding 1-phosphatidylinositol phosphodiesterase: MKNEKDECLNSKHSRSSAINVDVNDVFQKDTHPAGYCHDKEIGIDRSSWMIHLKDECYMSGLSLPGTHDTMSFYGGDIVACQTASLKTQLESGIRVLDIRCCEENGKFVIYHGPVYQKATFDKVLDTINMFLLYHPAETVYMRIQQEHSSSDSFEETFKTKYFEPRKHLFWNPMESSTPQDPPLRETRGRIVVLQKFGKKYQFGVQWNTLNVQDKYNLKTNWDLYDKWSAVKKHFDDANKSDRSSKETYVNFLSGSGGSFPYFVASGQSRPATDGERLSTGLVALFHKYPDFPRVRGSILFEGTNILSAARIGEGKMFDKYVGMVMADFPGKELIDAIISLNGIDF; the protein is encoded by the coding sequence ATGAAAAACGAAAAAGATGAATGCTTGAATAGCAAGCATTCAAGGAGTTCAGCGATTAACGTTGATGTCAATGATGTTTTCCAAAAAGACACTCATCCTGCTGGATATTGCCATGACAAAGAAATTGGCATTGACAGATCTTCGTGGATGATTCACTTAAAAGATGAATGCTACATGAGTGGTCTGTCTCTTCCTGGCACGCATGATACCATGTCGTTTTATGGTGGAGACATAGTGGCGTGTCAGACTGCCAGCCTCAAGACACAGCTTGAATCCGGTATCCGTGTCTTGGATATCAGGTGTTGTGAGGAAAATGGCAAATTTGTGATATACCATGGTCCTGTTTACCAAAAAGCCACATTCGATAAAGTGCTTGACACTATCAATATGTTTCTTCTTTACCATCCGGCGGAAACCGTTTATATGAGGATTCAGCAGGAGCATAGTAGCTCTGACTCTTTCGAGGAGACTTTCAAGACAAAGTATTTTGAACCTAGGAAGCATTTATTCTGGAATCCTATGGAAAGCTCCACTCCTCAGGATCCACCGCTCAGGGAGACAAGAGGCCGTATTGTCGTACTCCAAAAATTTGGAAAGAAGTATCAATTCGGCGTGCAATGGAATACTTTAAACGTTCAGGATAAGTATAATCTGAAGACAAATTGGGATTTATATGACAAATGGTCTGCCGTCAAAAAACATTTCGATGATGCGAATAAATCCGACAGGTCATCAAAGGAGACATACGTAAACTTTTTATCCGGATCAGGCGGCTCTTTCCCATATTTCGTTGCCAGTGGACAGTCTCGTCCGGCAACGGACGGAGAAAGACTCTCGACTGGTCTGGTAGCTCTCTTTCATAAGTACCCGGATTTTCCTCGTGTCAGAGGTAGTATCTTGTTTGAGGGAACTAACATTCTTTCCGCGGCTAGAATCGGAGAAGGGAAAATGTTTGATAAATATGTCGGTATGGTAATGGCGGATTTTCCTGGAAAGGAACTTATTGATGCCATTATAAGTCTGAATGGGATAGATTTCTAG
- a CDS encoding Predicted transcriptional regulator: protein MKQRLTAKEEEVMEIIWNTGDVFIRDIVAQMPEPKPSYNTVATQVKFLEEKGFLVRKPMANSFQYSPAFSEKEYRGQTILSMISQFVEEEKMSLDEIKELITQIENKR from the coding sequence ATGAAACAGAGATTGACTGCAAAAGAAGAAGAGGTGATGGAGATCATCTGGAACACTGGGGATGTCTTCATAAGGGACATAGTCGCCCAGATGCCGGAACCGAAGCCTAGCTATAATACTGTGGCGACTCAGGTAAAGTTTCTCGAGGAGAAGGGATTCCTCGTGCGCAAGCCGATGGCGAATTCTTTCCAGTACAGTCCGGCCTTCTCCGAAAAGGAATACAGGGGCCAGACAATCCTGAGCATGATTTCACAGTTCGTAGAGGAAGAGAAAATGAGCCTTGATGAGATCAAGGAACTGATAACACAAATTGAAAACAAGCGATGA
- a CDS encoding G/U mismatch-specific uracil-DNA glycosylase: MEPKIENRKYGLDPIVGTAPEILILGSLPSDESIRRQEYYGHPRNRFWPVMAAILDEEPPTGYEAKKAMLKDHKIAVWDVFASARRHGSLDSAIHDEVPNDIAALLRANPSIRTICLNGGKAATAFRRFCRRNPGAIDLSLYKVHEFASTSQLSISVGWTLPRLIEQWRSLLF, translated from the coding sequence ATGGAACCAAAGATTGAGAATCGAAAGTACGGACTTGATCCAATAGTCGGAACGGCCCCGGAGATACTGATTCTGGGGTCGCTGCCGAGCGACGAATCGATCCGACGGCAGGAGTATTACGGGCACCCGCGTAACCGGTTCTGGCCTGTCATGGCCGCTATCCTCGACGAGGAGCCACCGACCGGTTACGAGGCCAAGAAGGCCATGTTAAAGGATCATAAAATCGCGGTCTGGGACGTCTTCGCATCGGCCCGGAGACATGGCAGCCTCGATTCCGCAATCCACGACGAGGTCCCGAACGACATCGCCGCCCTTCTGCGGGCCAACCCGTCGATCCGCACCATCTGCCTCAACGGAGGCAAGGCCGCGACCGCCTTCCGCCGCTTCTGCCGCCGCAATCCCGGAGCCATCGACCTCTCCCTTTACAAAGTCCATGAATTCGCCAGCACCAGCCAGCTCAGCATAAGCGTCGGCTGGACCCTCCCCCGCCTCATCGAGCAGTGGCGTTCCCTACTTTTCTAG
- a CDS encoding TonB-linked outer membrane protein, SusC/RagA family: protein MHHFLKNTLCVLTVMIASVSLMAQSRHTVTGIVTDENSVPFQGVAVMVEGTNIGAITNAEGYYQITASEQETIVFSCVGYKEQRIVAGNVTSLNVQMEMDVNLLDETVVIGYGVARRRDVTGSIANVKGDQIVKAQNFSALESLRGKASGVTILNAATQGFAAPRVIIRGTATINASSDPLYVVDGVAMDNFNLLNPNDIESIEVLKDASAAAIYGARGANGVILVTTKRGNTGQEGDFISYQGSLTVGQMARHMKAMNAQQWCDTFMKGLANENKWNGMNWSLDPATWFTDRRYFDASGKPLYDTDWQKEATRTTFSHNHQINIQHSSKNSSTGAFLNYTDLQGLMKNTWTRRVSGKLTFDSNPTKWLTTNINLMVNHTVGRVTPHNAGAQQAVRTIIEMLPWLPVYEPDSGAYTTSASSDLDLGFEGMANPVSILDLQRRQRYNTQIFGNAAFTFHLLPGLDLKTQYGVDHHSVQLRNYSSVNLANLSQPDGWAEYMHDDSFYWQEETYLTYNNVFDDHRINAMAGLSWQEQTFNENYDWTSGFSDDFYEDHNMGVATTPDAPYSYYDRWAMNSYFLRVGYTYKDRYSATVTGRYDGSSKFGANNKWAFFPSAGLAWTVSQEDFMKGISQISRLKLHTSYGITGNSEIGTYESLAKVSAGTLLLDDVRTPYSRLSSMANSDLRWEKTAQFDLGIDLGLFNDRLNVDLSYYQKNTSDLLLSCPVVHSTGFTSVFKNIGSVKNSGFDLLINAYPIDAKDFTWNTTLNVNYNKNVITHLGENDEDIEMNGWVGGSNSILRVGESLSAFYGYERLGVWTEEDCEAGRCALADVGRPHRSADKKVLGQGVPAWTGSWINTFNYKGFDLTADLQFVAGVEVMQRYFHPLYDRFGITNGLTAIYDGAYDGTNPDAIQQAVRLTNSGHAGQDTSVDSAWVCDGSYVRLNMLQLGYTFGKNVTEKLGIRGLRAYISGSNLFLLCSKDYLGYDPEDGEIDDNLGGSNAFGQNMPFYSYPRSRTFTFGVNVSF from the coding sequence ATGCACCATTTCTTAAAAAACACTTTGTGTGTCCTTACTGTCATGATTGCAAGCGTATCGCTTATGGCACAAAGCAGACACACTGTGACTGGTATTGTGACAGATGAAAACTCTGTTCCATTCCAGGGTGTCGCTGTAATGGTTGAAGGTACCAACATCGGTGCCATCACCAACGCAGAAGGCTATTATCAGATCACTGCTTCTGAGCAGGAGACAATCGTATTCTCTTGCGTAGGCTACAAGGAGCAGAGAATCGTAGCCGGCAATGTTACTTCCCTCAACGTCCAGATGGAGATGGACGTCAACCTCCTCGATGAAACCGTGGTAATCGGTTACGGTGTTGCCAGAAGGAGGGATGTCACCGGATCTATCGCCAATGTCAAAGGCGACCAGATCGTCAAGGCCCAGAACTTCAGTGCCCTCGAGAGCCTCCGTGGCAAGGCCTCAGGTGTCACTATCCTCAACGCTGCCACACAGGGCTTCGCTGCTCCGCGCGTAATCATCCGCGGTACGGCTACCATCAACGCTTCATCAGACCCTCTCTATGTAGTCGATGGCGTTGCGATGGATAATTTCAACCTGTTGAACCCTAACGACATCGAATCCATCGAAGTCCTCAAGGACGCTTCCGCAGCCGCTATCTATGGCGCACGCGGAGCCAACGGCGTTATCCTCGTAACAACCAAGAGGGGCAATACCGGCCAGGAAGGCGACTTCATCAGCTATCAGGGTTCTCTCACTGTCGGCCAGATGGCCCGTCACATGAAAGCGATGAACGCCCAGCAATGGTGCGACACCTTTATGAAAGGACTCGCTAACGAAAACAAGTGGAACGGCATGAACTGGTCTCTCGACCCTGCCACATGGTTTACCGACCGCAGATACTTCGACGCTTCCGGCAAGCCGCTTTACGACACCGACTGGCAGAAAGAAGCTACCCGCACCACTTTCTCCCACAACCACCAGATCAACATCCAGCACAGTTCCAAGAACTCAAGCACCGGTGCATTCCTCAACTACACCGACTTGCAGGGTCTCATGAAGAACACCTGGACAAGGCGTGTGAGCGGCAAGCTTACATTCGATTCCAATCCGACCAAGTGGCTCACCACCAACATCAACCTCATGGTCAACCATACTGTCGGCCGCGTCACCCCTCACAACGCAGGTGCCCAGCAGGCTGTCCGTACCATCATCGAAATGCTGCCATGGCTGCCGGTATATGAGCCTGACTCTGGCGCATACACCACCAGCGCTTCTTCAGACCTCGATCTCGGCTTCGAAGGCATGGCCAACCCGGTATCTATCCTCGACCTCCAGAGACGTCAGAGATACAACACCCAGATATTCGGCAACGCTGCTTTCACATTCCACCTTCTCCCGGGTCTCGACCTCAAGACCCAGTATGGTGTAGACCATCACAGCGTACAGCTGAGAAACTACTCTTCAGTCAATCTTGCCAACCTTTCCCAGCCTGACGGATGGGCAGAGTACATGCACGACGACAGCTTCTACTGGCAGGAGGAGACATATCTTACATACAACAATGTCTTCGACGACCACCGCATCAACGCTATGGCCGGTCTCTCATGGCAGGAGCAGACATTCAACGAGAACTACGACTGGACAAGCGGATTCTCCGACGACTTCTATGAGGACCACAACATGGGTGTAGCCACCACTCCTGATGCTCCATACTCATACTATGACCGTTGGGCCATGAATTCCTACTTCCTCCGTGTGGGTTACACCTACAAGGACCGTTATTCAGCCACTGTCACAGGACGTTATGATGGTTCTTCCAAGTTCGGAGCCAACAACAAGTGGGCATTCTTCCCTTCTGCCGGTCTCGCCTGGACCGTTTCCCAGGAGGATTTCATGAAGGGCATCTCCCAGATCAGCCGCCTCAAACTCCATACGAGCTACGGTATCACCGGTAACTCCGAAATCGGAACTTACGAGTCCCTCGCCAAGGTAAGCGCAGGTACTCTTCTCCTCGATGACGTCAGGACTCCATACTCACGTCTTTCATCCATGGCTAACTCCGACCTCAGGTGGGAAAAGACCGCACAGTTCGACCTCGGTATCGACCTCGGTCTCTTCAATGACCGCCTCAATGTCGACCTGTCATATTATCAGAAGAATACCTCAGACCTCCTTCTGAGCTGCCCGGTAGTACACTCCACAGGTTTCACTTCAGTATTCAAGAATATCGGTTCCGTAAAGAACAGCGGTTTCGACCTGCTCATCAACGCTTACCCGATCGACGCCAAGGACTTCACCTGGAACACCACTCTTAACGTCAACTACAACAAGAACGTGATCACTCACCTCGGCGAAAACGACGAGGATATCGAGATGAACGGCTGGGTAGGCGGTTCCAACTCCATCCTCCGTGTCGGCGAGTCCCTCTCCGCATTCTACGGATACGAGCGTCTCGGCGTATGGACAGAAGAAGACTGTGAGGCTGGTCGCTGCGCTCTCGCAGACGTAGGACGTCCTCACCGTTCAGCTGACAAGAAGGTGCTCGGACAGGGCGTTCCTGCATGGACCGGCAGCTGGATCAACACCTTCAACTACAAGGGTTTCGACCTCACTGCCGACCTTCAGTTCGTTGCAGGCGTAGAAGTGATGCAGCGTTATTTCCATCCACTATATGACCGTTTCGGTATCACCAACGGACTCACGGCTATCTATGACGGAGCATACGACGGCACCAATCCTGACGCCATCCAGCAGGCTGTCCGCCTGACCAACAGCGGCCACGCAGGACAGGACACCTCTGTAGATTCAGCGTGGGTATGCGACGGTTCATACGTGCGTCTCAACATGCTCCAGCTCGGCTATACGTTCGGAAAGAATGTCACCGAAAAGCTCGGCATAAGAGGTCTCCGCGCATACATCAGCGGTTCCAATCTCTTCCTTCTCTGCTCAAAGGACTATCTCGGATATGATCCTGAGGACGGCGAGATCGACGACAACCTCGGTGGTAGCAATGCGTTCGGCCAGAACATGCCGTTCTACTCTTATCCTCGTTCAAGGACATTCACATTCGGTGTGAACGTATCTTTCTAG